One Schistocerca cancellata isolate TAMUIC-IGC-003103 chromosome 1, iqSchCanc2.1, whole genome shotgun sequence genomic region harbors:
- the LOC126169358 gene encoding mediator of RNA polymerase II transcription subunit 29 isoform X2: protein MQPMQPMQPQMPGAMSQMGPQQPGNPQVVQQIPQSLTQPQERLDNISKVKMLIGPLRDSLSLTIKSAAQILHQNYLVDVGPQKAVDVQPPRFDKSIEEFYSICDQMELHLKTSIECLNQLSSSQRYLPLPVATARTEPLPAQDVGSLTYPQYLATVRAQVAYTKEIHDVLLAAAQNLDF, encoded by the exons ATGCAGCCTATGCAACCAATGCAACCACAGATGCCTGGAGCTATGTCTCAGATGGGACCACAGCAGCCTGGGAATCCACAAGTAGTACAGCAAATACCCCAATCTCTGACACAACCCCAGGAAAGGCTAGATAATATTTCCAAAGTGAAAATGTTAATCGGTCCTCTAAGAGATTCACTTTCG CTCACAATAAAGAGTGCAGCACAAATTCTTCATcagaattatttggtggatgttggGCCACA GAAAGCTGTGGATGTTCAGCCCCCAAGATTTGATAAGAGTATAGAAGAATTTTATTCCATATGTGATCAGATGGAACTCCACTTG AAGACATCAATAGAATGCCTAAACCAGCTGTCCAGTAGCCAGCGATACCTTCCCTTACCAGTGGCTACGGCACGAACAGAGCCTTTGCCAGCACAGGATGTTGGCTCCCTAACGTATCCACAGTATCTGGCAACCGTGCGAGCTCAAGTTGCCTATACAAAGGAAATCCATGATGTTCTTCTGGCTGCTGCACAGAATCTTG
- the LOC126169358 gene encoding mediator of RNA polymerase II transcription subunit 29 isoform X1, translated as MQPMQPMQPQMPGAMSQMGPQQPGNPQVVQQIPQSLTQPQERLDNISKVKMLIGPLRDSLSLTIKSAAQILHQNYLVDVGPQKAVDVQPPRFDKSIEEFYSICDQMELHLKTSIECLNQLSSSQRYLPLPVATARTEPLPAQDVGSLTYPQYLATVRAQVAYTKEIHDVLLAAAQNLGMGE; from the exons ATGCAGCCTATGCAACCAATGCAACCACAGATGCCTGGAGCTATGTCTCAGATGGGACCACAGCAGCCTGGGAATCCACAAGTAGTACAGCAAATACCCCAATCTCTGACACAACCCCAGGAAAGGCTAGATAATATTTCCAAAGTGAAAATGTTAATCGGTCCTCTAAGAGATTCACTTTCG CTCACAATAAAGAGTGCAGCACAAATTCTTCATcagaattatttggtggatgttggGCCACA GAAAGCTGTGGATGTTCAGCCCCCAAGATTTGATAAGAGTATAGAAGAATTTTATTCCATATGTGATCAGATGGAACTCCACTTG AAGACATCAATAGAATGCCTAAACCAGCTGTCCAGTAGCCAGCGATACCTTCCCTTACCAGTGGCTACGGCACGAACAGAGCCTTTGCCAGCACAGGATGTTGGCTCCCTAACGTATCCACAGTATCTGGCAACCGTGCGAGCTCAAGTTGCCTATACAAAGGAAATCCATGATGTTCTTCTGGCTGCTGCACAGAATCTTGGTATGGGAGAGTGA